The Toxotes jaculatrix isolate fToxJac2 chromosome 17, fToxJac2.pri, whole genome shotgun sequence genomic interval TGATGCAACAACTGTGCATTAAATTTTACCCTCATTGTTGAAGCTGTTTCACAGAGATGTTGATTCAtttttatggtcatttttaagGTTTGcggtgctgttgaactgcatTGCATTATACTGAGGGGTGTCACTAAATATTTTGCCCATGCTTTTTATATCATTAAGGGGAAACACTGCTACACACAATGTGAGTAGATGTCAGTGAGGGAGTGGAATGTCACTGTCAAACTAGTATATCCCTCCCATTTTCTTGTTACCAATATTTTCAGCCTTTCAGAGAGCTTAGTACCTTAAATATTAAGTTAAACGTTTCCTTCTTTCTTGCAAACTGCCTCAAGGGGCCTCTAACAAGTTTAAAATTTGTGGAACAGAAATCTTCTGCACTTTGTAGATAAATAAACTCTGGTTCTTTGCTGCCACCTAAAGATACTACAGTCAGAAAGTTACACCACAGGGGAGAAACCTGCTGCACTTGACACTGCCTATCATCTCGCTTGCTCTCACTTACTCACACAGGCTTGTACTTCTATTCTTGTGAGGGCCCTCACTCATAAAACGCTTTCCACAGCCACCTAATCCCAACTGTTACAAAGGGGAACTGTACATATTTAAAACCTTAAGCCTAAAACAGTCCTCACTTTGCCAATATGTCCTCATTCCCGAAGGTTGAATCTCAATTTgatcctcacaaagatagaagcacactcacacacacacttcagtctCTCAGAATATTCTGAGttttaataattacattttaatttgcattttagcTGTGCCTCAGCTCTCTAGCTAAACATACAGTAACAATGCACTTGCTCCTGCTAATGAGCAGACccacaaacaaaatcaattctacttgtttttattgaaacaaGGGTAAAATGTCATATGTAAAATCAACATGGCAAAAATAAAGATGTTAAACAATAATATTGTATATTGAATATACTGTAACATATTATGTAACAGTATATTCAGGAGTATATCACATCATATTCCTACTTTAGATGTCACAGTTGTGAGACGCTGAAAAATAATGTCTCTGGAAGATAATGCATTGCTTATGTCATATAAGTCTAATTTACAACATGATACTGCATGTGGTCCTTCATTAtcctttgtatgtgtgtgtagggtaACAAGCTATTCTTGTTACTCATAAAATAGGAGGCAGGAGTCACTAGACAGACTAGATGCtaattctgctgctgcaggacaaaTAAGTCTAATTTCAACTCTTTATAATActctttattatatattttcatgGTGTGATGTGGTTGAAGGGATGAATAGCAAAGACAAAAAACGTGACTGAATAAGTACTTAACACTCAGTTGCTGGGGATACAGAGAATGATGACAGGCTGTAATTGCTCCTTTGACCGCTGATAACAAAAGCTTTGGTCAAAACAGCAGAATGATGTAACGCAGCTCGAAATGAGAACGGGGGCTAACAAGCCACCCTTACTGAATACACTCCAAATGAGTtcttctgtcagtgtttctATTTTAATGTGCTCATTTCTCTGGGCTGTGAGTGTCATCTTCCTCAGggttgtgtgtctctccctctgtgtcctctccatTTTGTGTTTCGTTTGGTCCTGCTGGTTCCTTATTTTGAGATGGCCTCAGCAGATACTCCAGCTCCTCTGCGCTGATGGCCACCTTCTCAGGAATCAACCACCTCTTGAAGTGTTCGAGGGCACTGGGAAGAGAGGTAAATAAAAGGTCAAGGGTGTTAAGATGAGAAGAAGTCTATCTAAAGCTCTCTACTGCTCAGAAAGCCTGTATTATCCTTGCAACACAAAATGTGTAGGAAATCTGTCATCTAAACCAGTGCACAGCAAAATGTAAGGACACTATCTTTTCTTTGGATTTAGTGGAACAGTGACAAGacaagacagtaaaaaaaaaaacaaaaactgctccACCAGGATAACTCTTCATGTCAAGTCCATGTCCTACCTTTCATCCATGTCACCACCTTGGAAAAGCTCTGAGGTCTGGGCATCGTGCAGGAATCTATCCCAGCATTCTTTCTTAGCTTGAGACAATGAACGCAACATGTCCCTGGAGGTCACATCACTGGATTGCCCCTTTAATTTTTTCAGGCGATTCTCTGCAGAAATATATAGGCCAAATATACTGTTTTACATCTTACATCAAAGttataaatgacatttttttaatggaggCTTAAGGGCAACAATTTCTCTTTTTGAGAGCACAATCACTCAGCAAGCTGCAGACCACTTTCCATCAAAGTGCATCAAAATTCTCAGGAATTAATAACATGCCACAATATTACACCCTGCTGTGGCTGCAATACATATTCTATTTTGCTTATAATAGGGTGGTATATCCGGTTGCCAATTAGTCAAGTGATGTATAAATTAACATAGGTATCAAGTTTACAACAA includes:
- the ccdc32 gene encoding coiled-coil domain-containing protein 32 → MTDDFESQEVRSSGELWTEICSSLPEVQAEAAPENNSEFKDSFQPLEQVGVQVNGQSNGTNISSPSAKWEPMEDSEIYIASLENRLKKLKGQSSDVTSRDMLRSLSQAKKECWDRFLHDAQTSELFQGGDMDESALEHFKRWLIPEKVAISAEELEYLLRPSQNKEPAGPNETQNGEDTEGETHNPEEDDTHSPEK